Proteins found in one Bacillus subtilis subsp. subtilis str. 168 genomic segment:
- the yhcJ gene encoding putative ABC transporter (binding lipoprotein) (Evidence 3: Putative function from multiple computational evidences; Product type lp: lipoprotein), with protein MKKWLICSFVLVLLVSFTACSPSAEHESIKIGIAESDGAIWNYIAQKAEEAGLDIQLIPFSDYAESDIALANKEIDANAFQTISYFQSFTEKYKLNLAPLGTTYITPMGIYSKRYERIRDISRGAVVSVPDKAFDFGRALTVLQEAGLLTLKNGFNGTGSVDMIKDNPRHLKLKAVRQQDAVSGADVFVMKPSEAKKAGLNPKKHTLKSGGLMSEEEMNLIVVRAEDQDREALQTILELYQADDTAAFIEKEYQGDLVPAFLPLKRLSDWKNEFEH; from the coding sequence ATGAAAAAGTGGCTTATATGCAGTTTCGTCCTTGTTCTTCTCGTTTCATTTACTGCATGTTCACCGTCTGCAGAACATGAATCGATAAAAATCGGGATTGCTGAGTCTGACGGGGCAATATGGAACTATATTGCTCAAAAGGCTGAAGAGGCAGGGCTGGATATTCAGCTGATCCCTTTTTCTGATTATGCGGAGTCTGATATCGCACTTGCTAACAAAGAAATTGATGCCAACGCCTTTCAAACCATTTCATATTTTCAGTCGTTCACTGAAAAATACAAACTTAATTTGGCACCGCTCGGGACGACATACATAACGCCCATGGGCATTTATTCAAAACGATATGAACGAATCCGAGATATATCGCGGGGAGCTGTCGTTTCTGTTCCGGATAAAGCGTTCGATTTTGGCAGGGCGCTTACGGTGCTCCAGGAAGCGGGTTTGCTAACGCTGAAAAACGGATTTAACGGAACAGGTTCAGTTGATATGATTAAAGATAATCCGAGACACCTGAAATTAAAAGCTGTCCGGCAACAGGATGCAGTGAGCGGTGCCGACGTGTTTGTCATGAAACCATCAGAAGCAAAAAAAGCGGGCTTGAACCCGAAAAAGCATACGCTAAAGAGCGGCGGACTCATGTCTGAGGAAGAGATGAATTTGATTGTTGTCAGAGCGGAGGATCAAGATCGGGAAGCGCTGCAAACCATTCTTGAGCTTTATCAAGCTGATGATACAGCGGCATTTATAGAAAAAGAATATCAGGGAGATCTTGTCCCGGCTTTTCTGCCTTTGAAACGTCTTTCAGATTGGAAGAATGAATTCGAACATTGA
- the dgcK gene encoding diguanylate cyclase (Evidence 1a: Function from experimental evidences in the studied strain; PubMedId: 23893111; Product type e: enzyme): protein MLKELFVNLTILITFNYLFTHLFKERLVHKKDSISFQAVKGLACGLLGVILMVFGFTYQHSIIDLRNIPIMIAALYGGWVSTATALAMITAGRLLITMNTSALYSVIIICIAAIPSLIVSRRKKVQLKHAFYLLIITNSLISFSFYFLIDLHSYELHLYFWIISIAGGMLSLYIIDHETNAHLLFKQYKFQAHFDFLTGVYNRRKFEETTKALYQQAADTPHFQFALIYMDIDHFKTINDQYGHHEGDQVLKELGLRLKQTIRNTDPAARIGGEEFAVLLPNCSLDKAARIAERIRSTVSDAPIVLTNGDELSVTISLGAAHYPNNTEQPGSLPILADQMLYKAKETGRNRVCFSEKKE from the coding sequence TTGCTGAAAGAACTGTTTGTAAATTTGACCATTTTAATCACATTTAATTATCTCTTCACCCACCTGTTTAAAGAAAGGCTAGTACATAAAAAAGACAGCATATCCTTTCAAGCTGTTAAAGGACTGGCCTGCGGTTTGCTCGGGGTTATTCTGATGGTTTTTGGATTTACCTATCAGCATTCAATTATTGATCTTCGAAATATCCCTATTATGATTGCCGCTCTTTATGGAGGCTGGGTTTCAACGGCAACGGCCCTGGCCATGATCACTGCAGGCCGCTTGCTGATTACGATGAACACATCTGCACTATACTCGGTTATTATCATTTGTATCGCTGCCATTCCGTCACTCATTGTTTCTAGAAGAAAAAAAGTTCAACTAAAACATGCTTTCTATCTTTTAATAATCACAAATAGCTTGATCTCCTTTTCCTTTTATTTTCTTATAGATTTACATTCATACGAACTTCATTTGTATTTTTGGATCATATCAATAGCGGGCGGCATGCTCAGTTTATATATTATTGATCATGAAACAAATGCACATCTTCTTTTTAAACAATATAAGTTTCAGGCGCACTTTGACTTTTTAACAGGCGTGTATAACCGAAGAAAATTTGAAGAAACCACAAAAGCTCTGTATCAGCAGGCGGCCGATACCCCGCATTTTCAATTTGCACTGATTTATATGGATATCGATCATTTTAAGACCATCAATGACCAATATGGCCATCATGAAGGAGATCAGGTGCTCAAAGAGCTAGGGTTACGTCTGAAGCAGACCATCCGAAATACTGATCCTGCCGCTCGGATCGGCGGTGAAGAATTTGCCGTGCTCCTGCCGAACTGTTCTCTTGATAAAGCAGCCCGGATCGCTGAACGGATCAGGAGCACTGTAAGTGATGCACCGATTGTATTAACAAACGGCGACGAGCTTTCAGTTACGATATCACTAGGGGCCGCTCATTACCCCAATAATACGGAACAGCCAGGATCCTTGCCCATTCTTGCCGATCAAATGCTTTACAAAGCGAAAGAAACGGGACGGAACAGAGTGTGTTTTTCAGAAAAAAAAGAATGA
- the tcyP gene encoding (sodium)-cystine symporter (Evidence 1a: Function from experimental evidences in the studied strain; PubMedId: 12193636, 15262924, 15849754, 16513748, 16850406, 19508281; Product type t : transporter), giving the protein METLLVVLHVFILFLLILGLFVMQKKHVSFSKRVFTALGLGIVFGFALQLIYGPTSNIVIQTADWFNIAGGGYVKLLQMVVMPLVFISILGAFTKLKLTKNLGKISGLIIGILVATTAVAAAVGIASALSFDLQAIQVDQGSTELSRGQELQQKSEDMTAKTLPQQIVELLPGNPFLDFTGARPTSTIAVVIFAAFLGVAFLGVKHKQPEQAETFKKLVDAVYAIVMRVVTLILRLTPYGVLAIMTKTIATSDLDSILKLGMFVIASYAALITMFIIHLLLLTFSGLNPVIYLKKAVPVLVFAFTSRSSAGALPLNIKTQRSMGVPEGIANFAGSFGLSIGQNGCAGIYPAMLAMMIAPTVGQNPFDPVFIITVIAVVAISSFGVAGVGGGATFAALLVLSSLNMPVALAGLLISIEPLIDMGRTALNVSGSMTSGLITSKVTKEIDQGAFHDQSRVIEAEEA; this is encoded by the coding sequence TTGGAGACTTTACTGGTTGTATTACATGTATTTATTTTATTTTTACTTATCTTAGGGCTCTTTGTTATGCAGAAAAAACATGTTTCCTTCTCTAAACGTGTATTTACTGCGCTGGGGCTGGGGATTGTATTCGGATTTGCGCTTCAGCTGATTTACGGCCCGACTTCAAATATAGTCATTCAAACAGCCGACTGGTTTAATATTGCCGGGGGCGGATATGTCAAATTGCTTCAGATGGTTGTCATGCCGCTCGTCTTTATTTCGATTCTCGGCGCCTTTACAAAGCTGAAGCTGACAAAAAATCTTGGGAAAATCAGCGGTTTGATTATCGGGATTTTAGTAGCAACAACAGCAGTTGCTGCAGCTGTCGGTATCGCGTCCGCGCTTTCATTTGATCTGCAGGCGATTCAGGTTGACCAAGGAAGTACAGAGCTTTCACGGGGACAGGAGCTTCAGCAGAAATCAGAGGATATGACAGCGAAAACGCTGCCGCAGCAGATTGTTGAACTGCTGCCTGGAAACCCGTTTTTAGATTTTACGGGAGCTAGACCGACTTCAACGATCGCTGTCGTTATTTTTGCCGCTTTCCTTGGAGTGGCATTCCTCGGCGTAAAACACAAACAGCCGGAACAGGCAGAAACATTTAAAAAACTGGTTGATGCCGTTTATGCCATTGTCATGCGTGTTGTCACACTCATTTTGAGACTGACGCCTTATGGGGTGCTGGCCATCATGACAAAAACAATTGCAACGAGTGATCTTGACAGCATTCTAAAACTGGGCATGTTCGTGATTGCATCATATGCCGCGTTAATCACTATGTTTATCATTCATTTGCTGCTGCTGACGTTCAGCGGCTTGAATCCGGTGATTTATTTGAAAAAAGCGGTGCCTGTACTTGTATTTGCATTTACGTCAAGGTCTAGCGCAGGTGCTTTACCGCTGAATATTAAAACACAGAGAAGCATGGGTGTACCGGAGGGAATCGCAAACTTTGCCGGTTCGTTCGGTCTTTCGATCGGCCAAAATGGATGTGCCGGCATTTATCCTGCGATGCTGGCGATGATGATTGCTCCGACTGTCGGCCAAAATCCATTTGACCCGGTGTTTATTATCACTGTTATCGCAGTCGTTGCCATCAGCTCCTTCGGGGTTGCCGGAGTCGGCGGCGGAGCGACATTCGCGGCGCTTCTTGTTTTATCATCATTAAACATGCCTGTCGCGCTCGCCGGTTTGTTAATCTCAATTGAACCGTTAATCGACATGGGGCGTACTGCTTTGAATGTCAGCGGAAGCATGACATCCGGTCTTATTACAAGTAAGGTCACAAAAGAAATTGATCAAGGGGCATTTCATGATCAATCCAGAGTGATTGAAGCTGAAGAAGCGTAA
- the yhcM gene encoding expressed protein of unknown function (Evidence 4: Unknown function but conserved in other organisms; PubMedId: 21625606) — protein MLFNQRRGISPAALIIGSTMLITALSPQIRQRISGFITGQMNRRNSENNTFDASNVGNMVKQAFSGSSGSSGDNQDRSQHQSQRQNGRQHQHAGQQQPQHQHTQSQTRQTETAAKKRQPHYAEPIHFEQNAMNVMDDNTMMEMLEDLEPGR, from the coding sequence ATGTTGTTCAACCAGCGAAGAGGAATCAGCCCCGCAGCATTGATCATAGGATCAACTATGCTTATTACTGCATTATCACCTCAGATCCGCCAAAGAATCAGCGGGTTTATCACAGGACAAATGAACAGACGAAATTCAGAAAATAACACGTTTGATGCTTCTAATGTAGGAAACATGGTCAAACAAGCATTTAGCGGAAGCAGCGGAAGCAGCGGTGATAACCAGGACCGTTCGCAGCATCAAAGCCAGCGGCAAAATGGCCGTCAGCACCAGCACGCTGGACAGCAGCAACCACAGCATCAGCATACACAGTCTCAAACTAGGCAAACTGAGACAGCCGCGAAAAAAAGACAGCCGCATTATGCTGAACCCATTCATTTTGAACAAAACGCAATGAATGTCATGGACGACAACACGATGATGGAAATGCTGGAGGACTTAGAGCCTGGCCGTTAA
- the yhcN gene encoding putative germination lipoprotein (Evidence 3: Putative function from multiple computational evidences; PubMedId: 9611260, 28333204; Product type lp: lipoprotein) produces MFGKKQVLASVLLIPLLMTGCGVADQGEGRRDNNDVRNVNYRNPANDDMRNVNNRDNVDNNVNDNVNNNRVNDDNNNDRKLEVADEAADKVTDLKEVKHADIIVAGNQAYVAVVLTNGNKGAVENNLKKKIAKKVRSTDKNIDNVYVSANPDFVERMQGYGKRIQNGDPIAGLFDEFTQTVQRVFPNAE; encoded by the coding sequence ATGTTTGGAAAAAAACAAGTCCTTGCGTCTGTGCTTCTTATCCCTTTGCTTATGACTGGCTGCGGTGTAGCCGACCAAGGTGAGGGCAGACGTGATAATAATGATGTAAGAAACGTAAATTATCGAAATCCGGCCAATGACGATATGCGGAATGTAAACAATCGGGATAACGTTGACAACAATGTTAATGATAATGTCAATAACAATCGTGTAAATGACGATAATAACAACGACCGAAAACTTGAGGTTGCTGATGAAGCAGCTGATAAAGTAACAGACCTAAAAGAAGTAAAGCATGCCGATATCATTGTGGCTGGAAATCAAGCCTACGTTGCAGTCGTTTTAACCAATGGAAATAAAGGTGCAGTAGAAAACAATCTGAAGAAAAAAATAGCCAAAAAGGTAAGATCTACTGACAAAAACATTGATAATGTTTACGTTTCAGCTAACCCTGATTTTGTAGAGCGTATGCAAGGATATGGAAAGCGTATTCAAAATGGTGACCCAATCGCCGGATTATTTGATGAATTTACACAAACTGTACAGCGTGTATTCCCTAACGCTGAATAA
- the yhcO gene encoding putative exported protein (sporulation germination island) (Evidence 4: Unknown function but conserved in other organisms), with translation MRDGIGKRAASALFLCGVLVMLAVSSAIVSSAMYILSFPGQASGITKEQVTKHMKKESFKQADIYYTSKEKSLLPLTKETLEYAVSINQIMIGYSNQKPIDIIFFPNEKQMEAYSGLLDVVGFYSEREQLIGLLPEEKKKLLEGDEVAVYLYQRLLIHEYSHHAFHQKLKELETDPDEFPLWFHEGLSEWIANYELLIDPITFSVVPFDRLQTDRDWQEARAEYDTDVYLQSFYMIDELTDKYGKDIISEMIKETAKKGDFEKGFKSATKESLDQFEKDFKKKFEKNSAALDSIYPMPLLLVKSLLTHSALCRRHLSLGRGE, from the coding sequence TTGCGGGATGGCATAGGAAAGCGTGCGGCATCCGCTCTATTCCTGTGCGGAGTCCTTGTGATGCTGGCTGTAAGCTCAGCCATCGTATCAAGCGCGATGTATATCCTGTCTTTTCCAGGTCAGGCATCTGGAATAACAAAAGAACAAGTGACGAAGCACATGAAGAAAGAGTCATTCAAACAGGCCGATATTTATTACACTTCTAAGGAAAAGTCCTTACTGCCATTGACGAAAGAAACGCTTGAATATGCGGTCAGTATTAATCAGATTATGATTGGATATTCGAATCAAAAGCCTATTGACATTATTTTTTTTCCTAATGAAAAACAGATGGAGGCTTACTCCGGTTTATTGGATGTAGTTGGTTTTTATTCTGAACGGGAGCAGCTGATCGGATTGTTGCCTGAAGAGAAAAAGAAACTGTTAGAAGGGGACGAGGTAGCGGTTTATTTGTACCAGAGATTGTTGATTCATGAATACTCGCACCATGCGTTTCACCAGAAATTGAAGGAGCTTGAGACGGATCCCGATGAGTTTCCGTTATGGTTTCATGAAGGGTTAAGCGAGTGGATTGCGAACTATGAATTGCTCATAGATCCGATCACGTTTTCTGTCGTGCCCTTTGACCGTTTGCAGACTGATCGAGACTGGCAGGAAGCTAGAGCCGAATATGACACTGATGTCTATTTGCAAAGCTTTTATATGATCGATGAGCTGACGGACAAATACGGGAAAGACATTATTTCAGAAATGATTAAGGAAACGGCAAAAAAAGGGGACTTTGAAAAAGGGTTTAAATCAGCAACAAAGGAAAGTCTTGATCAATTTGAAAAAGATTTTAAGAAAAAATTTGAAAAAAACAGTGCGGCATTGGATAGTATCTATCCAATGCCTTTGTTATTAGTGAAGTCCTTGCTGACCCATTCCGCCTTGTGTCGGAGGCATTTGTCCTTGGGCAGGGGCGAATGA
- the yhcQ gene encoding putative spore coat protein (Evidence 3: Putative function from multiple computational evidences; Product type s: structure), translating into MDQFNQQQQSQMNKGIPGKPHKNHGGHEMFDMHEVLSGTLTVLDQFMMLRQFCKDQELLNILDRQHQFITSQYNITAECFKTGSEPSQKTATYMMKEDNQTVYGMQPSQPKKPVQSMNDIDDSIISRQMLCAIKAQASMLTMASLEMTNPAVRRVLSAQIQEYVEMAFEIFLYQNKHGYYQVPQLDAQDMEQLRNSFAPAQGQMPPTQGGMGQQGLH; encoded by the coding sequence TTGGATCAGTTCAATCAGCAGCAGCAATCCCAAATGAACAAAGGTATTCCTGGCAAACCGCATAAAAACCACGGCGGACATGAAATGTTTGATATGCATGAGGTGCTTTCCGGAACACTTACTGTGCTTGATCAGTTTATGATGCTGAGACAATTCTGTAAGGATCAAGAATTACTAAACATCCTTGATCGTCAACATCAATTCATCACATCTCAATACAATATAACTGCAGAATGCTTCAAAACAGGAAGCGAACCTTCACAAAAAACAGCAACTTATATGATGAAGGAAGACAACCAGACTGTTTACGGCATGCAGCCGTCACAGCCTAAAAAACCTGTTCAATCCATGAATGATATTGATGACAGCATCATCAGCCGACAAATGCTTTGCGCGATTAAAGCACAAGCTTCTATGCTGACGATGGCTTCTCTGGAAATGACAAATCCGGCCGTAAGACGCGTACTGTCTGCGCAAATTCAGGAGTATGTTGAAATGGCATTTGAAATTTTCCTATACCAAAACAAACACGGCTATTACCAGGTTCCTCAGCTTGATGCGCAGGATATGGAACAGCTGCGAAATTCATTCGCCCCTGCCCAAGGACAAATGCCTCCGACACAAGGCGGAATGGGTCAGCAAGGACTTCACTAA
- the mncR gene encoding non specific extracellular Ca2+-dependent endonuclease cleaving RNA and DNA (Evidence 1a: Function from experimental evidences in the studied strain; PubMedId: 15292138, 21800427, 22020651; Product type e: enzyme), translating into MLSVEMISRQNRCHYVYKGGNMMRRILHIVLITALMFLNVMYTFEAVKAAEPQQPISIEKAIQQKEGQALVEGYAVGQAVSPQHYKLTSPFSNDYNVALADRKNKTSPEHILPVQIPSAFRSQFGLQTNPLLLGKKITVQGKLENYFNTTGLKNVQSMNVTDDTKTPPAEQQVTINEARGRLNEEVTIKGIITADQNAIGGGKLSTFLQDETGGINIYSPSPEQFPELKEGMDVTVTGKITSYQGLKEIVPNSSGIKINQSNQSLPAPKHLTINELINGSLGDQYEGRLVKLTAFVSSIPSSPAGGGYNVTMIDDDHHAMTLRVMNETGVINELDEGKWYEFTGVLSRYQTFQLLPRKSADLKLLEEQPAPPSAEGEYEGIVDRVVDGDTIHLKSPVLGTTKIRFVNVDAPETYHTPKNDADENQLRFGKKASDYLKTVLSPGDKITVKVGSEAKDSYGRLLGQVITESGSNVNLELVKNGYAPTYFIWPVDNEEDYQQFQAAVAAAKKDQKGIWNENDPLMEMPFEFRAREQGKGLTRYVGDSSNKTYVQPADWKKIAVENRIFFASASEAESAGYKKRQTAPQEHVPLRILSMNDLHGKIDQQYELDLDGNGTVDGTFGRMDYAAAYLKEKKAEKKNSLIVHAGDMIGGSSPVSSLLQDEPTVELMEDIGFDVGTVGNHEFDEGTDELLRILNGGDHPKGTSGYDGQNFPLVCANCKMKSTGEPFLPAYDIINVEGVPVAFIGVVTQSAAGMVMPEGIKNIEFTDEATAVNKAAEELKKKGVKAIAVLAHMSAEQNGNAITGESADLANKTDSEIDVIFAAHNHQVVNGEVNGKLIVQAFEYGKAIGVVDVEIDKTTKDIVKKSAEIVYVDQSKIEPDVSASAILKKYETIAEPIISEVVGEAAVDMEGGYSNDGDTPLGNLIADGMRAAMKTDFALMNGGGIREALKKGPITWGDLYNIQPFGNVLTKLEIKGKDLREIINAQISPVFGPDYSISGFTYTWDKETGKAVDMKMADGTEIQPDATYTLTVNNFMATATGAKYQPIGLLGKNPVTGPEDLEATVEYVKSFDEPIAYTKEGRIKLAEASDIEDPVTEDPITEEPGDDPGTEDPIKEDPRPGEDLPDIKETPGTAPVHQLPPSAISRFNEIPINNTKTADTANSISTLPLQTETAESGSDHQLPDTSAGYYNFMVIGAAVTLSGTYLYVRRKRSASRT; encoded by the coding sequence ATGCTGTCTGTCGAAATGATAAGCAGACAAAATCGTTGTCATTATGTGTATAAGGGAGGAAATATGATGAGGCGTATTCTGCATATTGTGTTGATCACGGCATTAATGTTCTTAAATGTAATGTACACGTTCGAAGCTGTAAAGGCAGCTGAACCGCAACAGCCTATATCGATTGAGAAGGCAATACAGCAAAAAGAAGGACAGGCACTTGTCGAAGGATATGCAGTCGGCCAGGCTGTTTCCCCGCAGCATTATAAACTGACAAGCCCTTTTTCAAATGATTATAATGTTGCGCTGGCAGACCGTAAAAACAAAACATCGCCCGAACACATCCTTCCTGTGCAAATCCCCTCCGCCTTCAGAAGCCAATTTGGGCTGCAAACCAATCCGCTTCTTCTTGGGAAAAAGATAACGGTTCAAGGAAAGCTTGAAAATTACTTTAACACGACAGGACTTAAAAACGTTCAGTCGATGAACGTAACCGATGACACAAAAACTCCGCCGGCTGAACAGCAAGTGACCATAAATGAAGCACGGGGAAGGCTGAATGAAGAAGTAACGATAAAAGGGATCATTACAGCTGATCAAAACGCAATCGGAGGCGGGAAGCTGTCGACCTTTTTGCAAGATGAAACCGGAGGCATTAACATTTATTCGCCATCCCCTGAACAATTTCCCGAATTAAAAGAGGGTATGGATGTCACGGTGACAGGGAAAATCACGTCTTACCAGGGGCTGAAAGAAATCGTTCCAAACTCATCAGGCATCAAAATCAACCAGTCAAATCAATCCCTCCCCGCCCCCAAACACTTAACAATCAATGAACTTATTAACGGCAGCCTAGGTGATCAGTATGAAGGACGCCTTGTGAAACTAACCGCTTTTGTTTCCTCAATTCCAAGTTCTCCTGCCGGCGGCGGTTACAATGTAACAATGATTGATGACGACCATCATGCAATGACGCTCCGGGTTATGAATGAAACAGGGGTGATAAACGAGCTTGATGAGGGCAAATGGTATGAATTTACCGGTGTGTTAAGCAGATACCAAACCTTTCAGCTGCTTCCGCGAAAATCGGCTGACCTGAAGCTGCTTGAAGAGCAGCCCGCACCTCCGTCTGCAGAGGGAGAATATGAAGGGATTGTTGACCGGGTAGTTGACGGCGATACCATTCATCTTAAATCTCCGGTGCTTGGAACGACAAAAATCCGGTTTGTAAATGTAGATGCACCCGAAACATATCACACACCAAAAAATGACGCAGATGAAAATCAATTAAGATTTGGCAAAAAAGCATCTGACTATCTAAAAACGGTTCTGTCCCCGGGTGATAAAATTACTGTCAAGGTCGGGAGTGAAGCCAAGGACAGCTATGGCAGATTGCTCGGACAAGTCATAACCGAATCAGGTTCAAACGTGAACTTAGAGCTTGTAAAAAACGGCTATGCTCCGACGTATTTTATTTGGCCGGTTGACAATGAAGAGGATTATCAGCAATTTCAGGCCGCAGTAGCCGCTGCAAAAAAAGATCAAAAAGGAATTTGGAATGAAAACGATCCCCTCATGGAAATGCCGTTTGAATTCAGAGCCAGAGAGCAAGGGAAAGGCCTGACAAGATATGTGGGGGACTCGTCGAATAAAACATATGTGCAGCCAGCTGACTGGAAGAAGATAGCTGTGGAAAACAGAATTTTCTTCGCCTCAGCAAGTGAAGCGGAGAGCGCGGGATATAAAAAAAGGCAAACGGCACCTCAAGAACATGTGCCGCTTAGAATTCTCAGCATGAATGATTTGCATGGCAAAATCGATCAGCAATATGAGCTTGATCTTGATGGAAATGGAACTGTAGACGGCACGTTTGGACGCATGGATTATGCCGCCGCATATTTAAAAGAAAAAAAGGCTGAAAAGAAAAACTCGCTGATTGTGCACGCGGGAGATATGATCGGCGGAAGCTCTCCAGTTTCCTCTCTTCTTCAGGATGAACCGACTGTAGAACTGATGGAGGACATCGGATTTGATGTCGGAACCGTGGGAAACCACGAATTTGATGAAGGCACGGATGAACTTCTGAGGATCTTAAATGGCGGTGATCATCCGAAAGGCACAAGCGGATATGATGGACAGAACTTTCCCCTTGTATGTGCCAATTGTAAAATGAAATCAACTGGAGAGCCCTTTTTGCCGGCTTACGACATCATTAATGTGGAGGGCGTACCCGTTGCTTTTATCGGAGTTGTCACACAGTCGGCAGCTGGCATGGTTATGCCTGAAGGAATAAAAAATATCGAGTTTACAGATGAAGCAACAGCGGTGAATAAGGCGGCCGAAGAGCTCAAGAAAAAAGGCGTGAAGGCCATCGCGGTTCTCGCACATATGTCAGCTGAACAAAACGGCAACGCCATTACCGGTGAGTCTGCTGATCTTGCAAACAAAACAGATTCTGAAATTGACGTGATTTTTGCCGCGCATAATCATCAGGTTGTTAACGGTGAAGTGAATGGAAAACTGATTGTTCAAGCGTTTGAATATGGAAAAGCGATAGGTGTCGTTGATGTAGAGATCGATAAAACGACAAAAGACATTGTCAAAAAGTCCGCGGAAATCGTATATGTTGATCAAAGTAAAATCGAACCGGATGTCAGCGCGTCAGCCATTTTAAAGAAATACGAAACAATTGCGGAACCGATTATCAGCGAGGTAGTCGGCGAAGCCGCTGTTGATATGGAAGGGGGGTATTCAAATGACGGCGATACACCTCTTGGAAACCTGATTGCGGATGGTATGAGAGCTGCCATGAAAACGGATTTTGCCCTTATGAATGGCGGCGGCATACGTGAAGCGCTGAAGAAGGGTCCAATTACGTGGGGAGATCTTTACAATATTCAGCCGTTTGGAAATGTGTTAACGAAGCTTGAGATTAAAGGAAAAGATTTAAGAGAGATTATCAATGCGCAAATCTCGCCGGTTTTTGGGCCTGACTACAGCATCAGCGGGTTTACGTATACGTGGGATAAAGAAACCGGAAAAGCAGTTGATATGAAAATGGCAGATGGCACCGAGATCCAGCCCGATGCCACATATACATTGACCGTCAACAACTTTATGGCGACGGCGACAGGAGCCAAATATCAGCCAATCGGACTGCTGGGAAAAAATCCGGTGACAGGGCCTGAGGATTTGGAAGCGACAGTTGAGTACGTGAAGAGTTTTGATGAGCCAATTGCGTATACAAAAGAGGGAAGAATTAAGCTTGCTGAAGCCAGTGATATTGAAGACCCTGTAACAGAAGACCCGATAACGGAAGAGCCTGGAGATGATCCGGGGACGGAGGATCCGATTAAAGAGGATCCAAGGCCAGGTGAAGATTTGCCTGATATAAAAGAAACTCCGGGAACAGCACCGGTTCATCAGCTTCCGCCTTCAGCCATTTCGAGATTCAATGAAATACCAATCAACAACACAAAAACCGCTGATACTGCTAATAGCATCAGCACATTGCCGTTACAAACCGAGACTGCGGAAAGCGGGTCTGATCATCAGCTTCCGGATACGTCAGCGGGCTACTATAACTTTATGGTAATCGGTGCGGCGGTGACATTGTCAGGAACTTATCTATATGTCAGAAGAAAAAGGAGCGCCTCCAGAACGTGA